From Microscilla marina ATCC 23134, one genomic window encodes:
- a CDS encoding TonB-dependent receptor plug domain-containing protein yields MRQICALLCLLLLLASNDQLLAQDPDNLFKESLEELMKQPVAKSLFDVKITTASLNEELSGKALAMTRVITAEQIRLRNYQSLRDVLMDLPDFKVDDINDENSFNTFITRGIVGQEKFVILLDGVRISSPTNERMPIAENYPVYFAKQIEIVYGSASALYGADAVAGVINIITKRSAKNFEVEFAPSMGNYNTYNGDLFLYKKIGKASLTLAGKYFQEQPPDLNERTANDPVFDLSGYNTGTFNTVFGPITSPVPVSPALEAPRKAYAVFGSLKMEDFQFNMFYNYSQHSSSIQVTPNNSIYNKDVLYGQGVLMSSINYTKKLRNLRLSSSLMGSIYEMDPRTNFRNVFVGMATGYKYALGNEIKLNQTANWQINRNLNVVGGFTFEFFNSIPKTADLSEPINPRQSIQGTITGTDLPAEFFQVNYSNIGGFAQIQYAPNQVFSFTLGSRYDNNSRFGTTLNPRMGVVVQASKKLALRLMYGSSFLAPSPLRTFEHYGSFFSNDGGQTYQSFFWHLPNPDLKPIQAKNLDFGARYFITDAFSVSINSYYTWLTDLFNDKSDADHTNIYNGQFLGWNVDFIEVPVNEGQQQNYGGSLQLDYRKEMKNTKLNAYFIVSYVDGRVDVLGDGNKAEIELVAPWQIKTGIDFSYKSFSVSPRLVWVGEQRMNAFQADNPTKRQTLDGYTLLNVSLRYQLYKKSGIFINVFNALNQKYRVSNFSGNKDNPSHAFFGAPQLPLRIQGGLQVNL; encoded by the coding sequence ATGAGACAAATCTGCGCTTTACTATGTTTACTTCTCCTGTTGGCAAGCAATGATCAACTCCTGGCACAAGATCCAGACAATTTGTTTAAAGAGTCGTTGGAAGAGTTAATGAAGCAACCCGTAGCCAAAAGTTTATTTGATGTGAAAATTACTACTGCAAGTCTCAACGAAGAATTGTCAGGTAAGGCATTGGCTATGACCAGGGTAATTACTGCTGAACAAATACGTTTGCGCAACTACCAGTCGTTGAGAGATGTATTAATGGATTTGCCTGATTTTAAAGTAGATGATATAAACGATGAAAACTCATTCAATACCTTCATTACAAGAGGCATTGTGGGGCAAGAAAAGTTTGTTATTTTGCTTGATGGAGTGCGTATTTCATCACCCACCAACGAAAGAATGCCCATTGCAGAAAATTATCCCGTATATTTTGCCAAACAAATAGAAATAGTATATGGTTCTGCTTCTGCCTTGTATGGAGCTGATGCTGTGGCAGGAGTGATCAATATCATTACTAAAAGATCAGCCAAAAACTTTGAAGTGGAGTTTGCCCCATCTATGGGCAATTATAACACCTACAATGGAGACTTATTTTTGTATAAAAAAATAGGCAAGGCTTCGCTTACCCTGGCAGGCAAGTACTTTCAGGAACAACCTCCCGACTTGAATGAAAGAACTGCTAACGATCCTGTGTTTGACTTGAGTGGTTACAACACGGGTACTTTTAATACTGTCTTTGGCCCTATTACCTCTCCTGTTCCTGTATCGCCAGCATTGGAAGCCCCACGAAAGGCTTATGCTGTATTTGGCTCGCTCAAGATGGAAGATTTCCAGTTCAATATGTTTTATAATTATTCGCAGCATTCGTCGTCAATACAGGTTACTCCCAACAATTCTATTTACAACAAAGACGTACTCTATGGGCAAGGAGTGTTGATGAGTAGTATTAATTACACAAAAAAACTAAGAAATTTGCGTTTATCCTCTTCGTTGATGGGGAGTATCTATGAGATGGACCCCCGCACCAATTTTCGCAATGTATTTGTAGGGATGGCTACTGGCTATAAATATGCCTTGGGCAACGAAATAAAACTAAACCAAACTGCCAATTGGCAAATCAACCGTAACCTAAATGTGGTAGGAGGATTTACTTTTGAGTTTTTTAACTCTATCCCCAAAACAGCCGATTTGTCGGAGCCAATTAATCCTAGGCAGAGTATTCAGGGAACCATTACAGGGACTGATTTACCTGCCGAGTTTTTTCAAGTCAATTACTCAAATATAGGAGGCTTTGCCCAAATACAGTATGCGCCCAATCAAGTATTTAGTTTTACGTTAGGCAGTCGTTATGACAACAATTCGAGGTTTGGAACCACCCTTAACCCCCGAATGGGCGTAGTGGTGCAAGCTTCCAAAAAACTCGCCTTGCGGTTAATGTATGGTTCTTCGTTTCTGGCGCCCAGCCCCTTGCGTACTTTCGAGCATTATGGTTCTTTTTTCTCTAATGATGGTGGACAAACCTATCAATCATTTTTTTGGCATTTGCCCAATCCTGACCTAAAACCCATTCAGGCAAAAAACCTGGACTTTGGGGCACGTTATTTTATTACTGATGCGTTTTCGGTGAGTATCAACAGTTACTATACCTGGCTCACCGACTTGTTTAACGATAAGTCGGATGCGGATCATACCAATATTTATAATGGACAATTTCTGGGGTGGAACGTTGACTTTATAGAAGTACCCGTAAACGAAGGGCAACAGCAAAACTATGGAGGCAGTCTACAGTTAGACTATCGCAAGGAAATGAAAAATACTAAACTAAATGCCTATTTTATTGTAAGCTATGTAGACGGCAGGGTAGATGTACTAGGTGATGGCAACAAGGCAGAAATAGAGCTGGTGGCTCCTTGGCAAATAAAAACAGGCATAGACTTTAGTTATAAAAGCTTTTCTGTTTCACCTCGCCTGGTATGGGTAGGCGAGCAACGTATGAACGCGTTTCAGGCAGATAACCCTACCAAAAGACAAACCCTCGATGGGTACACATTGCTTAATGTGTCGTTGCGTTACCAATTATACAAAAAATCAGGTATTTTTATCAATGTGTTCAATGCCTTGAATCAAAAATATCGAGTATCCAACTTTAGTGGCAACAAAGACAACCCCTCTCACGCGTTTTTTGGTGCCCCTCAATTACCTTTACGCATTCAGGGAGGCTTGCAGGTAAACCTTTAG
- a CDS encoding TonB-dependent receptor plug domain-containing protein, translating into MKTPYVYLFLLYLGALTPLYAQKTDSVLKIPIEEVLNLPVEKLMDVNIEVASKVKEKLSDAPSSVTVFTQQDIQNMGITHLEELLNYVPGYQTGYDVEQGKTIRIASRGRGSALSESVLLLVNGQRLNDLYTGGVSVLNRLIAVENIKQVEVIRGPGSALYGANAFLGVINIVTDHESNKILFELGNLSSKRIAGNFSKKTKDFTFNAFVKLFTDDGDRFDNVPDIFGNGEATQDPQQGADASVMLKYKNFSIGGRYTERLMRDFFVFRVINNYQNREFTQQSSVFATYQADFSQRVSLQLRADYSVDKWVASGLAIPAGLEVAPGFALNENFIAGPLLGSYYFNALADLDWKIHKNNDLKAGVSFSNTAITDVANLMTHHPVTLEYQQGMVAFRDSLTFNEKIPRNFIGAYIQDKHRIGNFLQITLGVRLDHYSDFGSSINPRAAVVYSTPFNSKLKAIYGQAFRAPNYLELYDKNNPVDFGNPDLEAESIRTIELVYLQNIQQHTRISTTYFNNQIANLIVLGDPVNDPDNPLGAPGFKNSGELSTQGIELELKSTIAKYLQITGSYTFITSKDTLPVSPHAASLVCNFHVNKWNVNVHGIYRSQMDLVSGQNDYALLNAAIRYNFSSLVVVYAQVKNALDTTYYTVTSAFSTGIANRGRTFQVGCSYKFK; encoded by the coding sequence ATGAAAACTCCTTATGTTTATTTGTTTCTGTTATACTTGGGGGCATTGACTCCTCTTTATGCTCAAAAAACTGATAGTGTGTTGAAAATACCTATAGAGGAGGTATTGAACCTACCAGTAGAAAAGCTAATGGATGTAAATATTGAAGTAGCATCTAAGGTCAAGGAAAAGCTTTCCGATGCACCCTCTTCAGTAACTGTGTTTACCCAGCAAGACATTCAAAATATGGGCATTACACACCTGGAAGAGTTACTCAACTATGTGCCTGGCTATCAAACCGGATATGATGTAGAACAAGGCAAAACTATTAGAATAGCCTCAAGGGGCAGAGGCAGTGCTTTGTCTGAGTCAGTGTTACTGTTGGTAAATGGTCAGCGCTTAAATGATTTGTATACAGGAGGAGTGTCGGTGCTTAATCGCTTGATTGCAGTAGAAAACATCAAGCAAGTAGAGGTAATCAGGGGGCCAGGGTCTGCCTTGTATGGAGCGAATGCTTTTTTGGGGGTAATAAACATTGTGACAGACCACGAAAGCAATAAAATATTGTTTGAACTGGGCAACCTGAGCTCTAAAAGAATAGCGGGCAATTTTTCTAAAAAAACCAAAGACTTTACTTTCAATGCATTTGTTAAGTTGTTTACCGATGATGGTGATAGGTTTGACAATGTTCCTGATATTTTTGGTAATGGTGAGGCAACCCAGGATCCGCAACAAGGCGCAGATGCCTCAGTGATGTTAAAGTACAAAAATTTTAGCATAGGAGGGCGTTATACTGAAAGGCTCATGCGTGATTTTTTTGTGTTTAGGGTGATTAATAATTATCAAAACCGGGAGTTTACTCAACAGTCATCAGTATTTGCTACCTATCAGGCAGATTTTAGCCAGCGGGTGAGCCTGCAGTTGAGGGCAGATTATTCTGTTGATAAATGGGTGGCGTCAGGCTTGGCAATACCGGCAGGGTTAGAGGTAGCACCAGGGTTTGCCCTAAACGAGAACTTTATCGCTGGACCTTTGCTTGGGTCTTACTATTTTAATGCCTTGGCTGATCTGGACTGGAAAATACACAAAAATAATGACTTGAAAGCAGGTGTAAGCTTTTCGAACACTGCCATTACTGATGTGGCGAACCTAATGACTCACCACCCGGTGACGCTTGAATACCAGCAAGGAATGGTTGCCTTTAGGGATAGTCTGACTTTTAACGAAAAAATACCCCGTAACTTTATTGGTGCTTACATTCAAGACAAACACCGAATAGGCAATTTTTTACAAATAACTTTGGGAGTAAGGCTTGACCACTACAGTGATTTTGGCTCTTCTATCAATCCCAGAGCAGCTGTAGTATACAGCACCCCGTTTAACTCGAAGTTAAAAGCCATTTATGGGCAGGCTTTCCGGGCACCCAATTACCTGGAGCTGTATGATAAAAACAACCCAGTAGATTTTGGTAACCCTGACCTGGAGGCTGAGTCTATCAGGACTATAGAGTTGGTGTATTTGCAAAATATACAACAACATACCCGTATCTCGACCACCTATTTTAACAATCAAATTGCTAACCTGATTGTGTTGGGCGACCCAGTAAACGACCCTGATAACCCTTTGGGAGCACCTGGCTTTAAAAACAGTGGAGAGCTGTCTACCCAAGGCATAGAGCTTGAATTGAAAAGTACCATTGCCAAATACTTACAAATTACTGGCTCTTACACCTTCATTACAAGCAAAGATACCCTTCCAGTCAGCCCACATGCGGCTTCGCTGGTTTGTAACTTCCATGTAAATAAGTGGAATGTAAACGTACATGGAATATACCGTAGCCAAATGGATTTGGTATCTGGCCAAAATGATTATGCGTTGTTAAATGCAGCGATTAGGTACAATTTTAGTAGCTTGGTAGTGGTATATGCACAGGTGAAAAATGCTTTAGATACTACTTATTATACAGTTACCTCGGCTTTTTCTACTGGCATTGCCAACCGGGGCAGAACTTTTCAGGTAGGTTGTTCTTATAAGTTTAAGTAA
- a CDS encoding DUF4249 domain-containing protein — MKSRIYLYIMCMVAVATMTACEDEINVTLGESTPQLTVEGWVSDQTPLQTIRLTISQDYFDNAAAAGASGATVRVNDDQGNVYNFVESDLNSGDYLSNFTGAIGRTYTLYIQYQGEEYQATTQLARVPPIDSIRVENADDASPGPVNVSSGYRAEFFANEIPGAGDYYRIKTYRNDVLLNKPGNISVFEDTNVDGLPFILPVRLSINPISEDGEGYALGDKIKVELLSISKEAFLFFEELETQTTNGGLFANPIANVPTNIQNINPASAKKAVGFFYASAVSSLEVTVTE; from the coding sequence ATGAAATCAAGAATATACTTATATATCATGTGCATGGTAGCAGTAGCCACCATGACAGCGTGCGAAGACGAAATAAATGTAACATTGGGTGAGAGCACGCCCCAGCTTACAGTAGAGGGGTGGGTATCAGACCAAACTCCGTTACAAACGATTAGGCTTACTATTAGCCAAGACTATTTTGATAATGCAGCTGCGGCTGGAGCCAGTGGCGCTACAGTAAGAGTAAATGACGACCAAGGTAATGTATACAACTTTGTGGAATCGGATTTGAATTCGGGAGACTATTTAAGCAATTTTACGGGAGCCATAGGCCGTACTTATACTTTGTATATTCAGTATCAAGGTGAAGAGTACCAAGCCACTACCCAACTTGCAAGGGTGCCTCCTATTGATTCTATTCGGGTAGAAAATGCTGATGATGCCAGCCCCGGACCGGTTAACGTGAGTAGTGGATACCGCGCTGAGTTTTTTGCCAATGAAATACCTGGTGCAGGAGATTATTACCGTATCAAGACTTACCGCAATGATGTATTGTTGAACAAGCCCGGTAACATCTCAGTTTTTGAAGATACCAACGTAGACGGCTTGCCTTTTATACTGCCAGTAAGACTGAGTATTAACCCTATTTCCGAAGACGGAGAAGGCTATGCTTTGGGGGATAAAATTAAAGTAGAGTTGTTGTCTATTAGTAAAGAAGCCTTTCTGTTTTTTGAAGAGCTGGAAACACAAACGACCAATGGAGGGCTTTTTGCCAATCCTATAGCTAATGTGCCCACTAATATACAAAATATCAATCCGGCCTCTGCTAAAAAAGCGGTTGGTTTCTTTTATGCTTCGGCGGTCAGCTCTTTAGAAGTTACCGTAACCGAATAA
- a CDS encoding tetratricopeptide repeat protein, producing the protein MFIRLIKMLLLVAVLHLQATAQSVESLLSSLAKSNSTTEKVDILNNIAQVQLSLQQADKATGYAQQALALASKHNYAAGKSLSLLYLGKAYKANKQLSNSLNYYLQAGVGFEVLRNKTLQAATYHDIGDLYQTWQAHEKAIEYYQKSYQLKPAPQLLMAQGKSYYLSKNYPKATETYQKALNIYQTKQDVGQSRQALTMLANIYTTTGQYQQALVSSQQLLQLNQKSTQLGVLADTYNNIGVLHQKLEEPTKALAAFNQALPLYEQLPSSVVYQRKKINLLTNIGTIYTQQRQFGNALNQYQKGVKISKAQQVPLKTAELHNYIAATYYVNRDNTNALSYAKEAVRLVKKQPISVGGQRVLQNSYQVLAGIYQQNNHLKNYQKYYALHQNIKDSLNKAQNAEEQRILKEQLAIEKKENEFKMLLAEKERQALSLQQLKLESEKKAKDLTLKAKELELLKRNQELQSAELKNQQLEKGKVEQLLALAEQKARTEQQKLLTEKQKRETERQKLLAEKQKIENLQKAKALEAAQKEKSLQEEQLKQEQTLKRYGIGLLISLGLLLVFVLFSFLASQKARKKLKKQNVEIQKQKEEISTAHVDLQKKTEEIASQNEELQQNQEEIMAQRDFIEVKNNDLKMTHHRLLQSEKVLRKAYDKLQKSEQQVVEQNRTLHLVHKRINNSINVAQTIQNAILPHTQKMHKILADHFILYRPKDVVSGDFYWIEQVNGKVFLVAADCTGHGVPGAMMSMIGYALLDKIVLIKKIHEPNEALDELHKEVKTALSQEQSGNENGMDLVMLCLEKNDQGQTKVTFCGAKNPLYYIEKGSEQVQLLKGDRRSIGGKQASQVQFTNQEILLEEGSLLYLGSDGFVDQNNERRKSFGTKKLHKLLEACAQLELSEQKKLMEKTLEHQMQNTTQRDDILLLGVRV; encoded by the coding sequence ATGTTCATAAGACTCATAAAAATGCTGTTGCTGGTGGCAGTTTTGCACCTACAGGCAACTGCTCAAAGTGTAGAATCACTGCTGAGCAGTTTGGCTAAAAGTAATAGTACTACCGAAAAAGTTGACATTTTAAACAATATTGCCCAGGTGCAATTAAGCTTACAGCAAGCAGATAAGGCTACTGGGTATGCTCAGCAAGCCCTTGCTTTGGCGAGCAAACATAACTATGCTGCCGGAAAATCGCTGAGTCTTTTGTACCTGGGCAAAGCTTACAAGGCAAACAAACAATTGTCTAACTCGCTCAACTATTACTTGCAGGCAGGGGTAGGGTTTGAGGTATTGCGAAATAAAACATTGCAGGCAGCGACTTATCATGACATAGGAGATTTATATCAAACCTGGCAGGCACACGAGAAAGCCATCGAGTATTACCAAAAATCATATCAATTAAAACCAGCCCCACAATTGTTAATGGCTCAGGGAAAATCATATTACCTGTCAAAAAATTACCCTAAAGCTACCGAAACCTACCAAAAGGCATTGAACATATACCAAACAAAACAAGACGTTGGGCAAAGCCGACAAGCACTTACAATGCTGGCGAATATTTATACCACCACCGGGCAATACCAACAGGCATTGGTAAGCAGTCAACAGTTACTTCAATTGAACCAAAAAAGTACCCAGTTGGGGGTATTGGCAGACACTTATAATAATATAGGTGTATTGCACCAAAAGTTGGAGGAACCAACCAAGGCACTTGCTGCTTTTAACCAAGCATTGCCCTTGTATGAACAGCTGCCAAGTAGTGTGGTGTATCAGCGTAAAAAAATAAACTTGCTGACCAACATTGGTACTATATATACTCAACAAAGGCAGTTTGGCAATGCGCTCAATCAATACCAAAAAGGGGTGAAAATAAGCAAAGCGCAGCAAGTACCCTTAAAAACTGCGGAATTACATAATTATATAGCCGCTACTTATTATGTCAACCGCGACAATACCAATGCCTTGAGTTACGCAAAAGAGGCGGTACGTTTGGTGAAAAAACAACCCATTAGTGTGGGAGGGCAAAGGGTATTGCAAAATAGTTATCAGGTGTTGGCAGGTATTTATCAGCAAAACAATCACCTTAAAAATTACCAAAAATACTATGCTTTACATCAAAACATCAAAGATAGTTTGAACAAGGCGCAAAACGCTGAGGAACAACGCATCTTGAAAGAGCAATTGGCAATAGAGAAAAAAGAAAACGAATTTAAGATGCTACTTGCCGAAAAAGAAAGACAAGCCTTATCGTTACAACAACTCAAGCTTGAGTCGGAAAAAAAAGCTAAAGACTTGACCTTAAAAGCTAAAGAACTTGAGCTGCTTAAAAGAAACCAAGAGTTGCAGAGTGCAGAACTGAAAAACCAACAACTGGAAAAAGGCAAAGTAGAGCAGCTGCTGGCACTTGCCGAACAAAAAGCCCGTACTGAACAACAAAAACTATTGACCGAGAAACAAAAGAGAGAAACTGAGCGGCAAAAACTATTGGCTGAAAAGCAAAAAATAGAAAACTTACAAAAAGCCAAGGCATTGGAAGCAGCCCAAAAAGAAAAGAGTTTGCAGGAAGAGCAGCTTAAGCAAGAGCAAACCTTAAAAAGGTATGGCATAGGTTTACTTATTTCACTCGGCTTGTTGTTGGTGTTTGTGTTATTTTCGTTTTTAGCTTCGCAAAAAGCCCGTAAAAAGCTCAAAAAACAAAACGTTGAAATACAAAAGCAAAAAGAAGAGATTAGTACGGCTCATGTAGATTTGCAAAAAAAGACAGAAGAGATAGCCAGCCAAAATGAAGAGCTTCAGCAAAATCAGGAAGAGATTATGGCGCAGCGGGATTTTATAGAAGTGAAAAACAATGATTTGAAAATGACCCACCACCGGCTATTACAAAGCGAAAAGGTGCTCAGAAAAGCGTACGATAAACTCCAGAAAAGTGAGCAGCAAGTAGTAGAGCAAAATAGAACATTGCATTTGGTTCACAAACGAATCAATAATAGTATCAATGTAGCCCAAACCATTCAAAATGCTATACTGCCACATACCCAAAAAATGCACAAAATATTGGCAGACCATTTCATCCTTTATCGCCCTAAAGATGTGGTGAGCGGTGATTTTTATTGGATAGAACAGGTTAACGGCAAGGTGTTTTTAGTAGCGGCCGATTGTACCGGACATGGAGTGCCAGGGGCTATGATGAGTATGATTGGCTATGCATTGCTAGATAAAATAGTATTGATTAAAAAAATACACGAGCCCAATGAGGCCTTGGATGAACTACACAAAGAAGTAAAAACTGCCCTAAGCCAAGAGCAGTCGGGCAACGAAAACGGGATGGACCTGGTGATGCTGTGCCTGGAAAAAAATGACCAAGGACAAACTAAAGTAACTTTTTGCGGGGCTAAAAACCCCTTATATTATATTGAGAAAGGAAGCGAGCAAGTACAATTGTTGAAAGGCGACCGACGCTCTATAGGTGGCAAACAGGCAAGTCAGGTACAGTTTACCAATCAGGAAATATTGTTAGAAGAAGGAAGCTTATTGTACTTAGGAAGCGACGGCTTTGTTGACCAAAACAATGAGCGACGTAAGAGTTTTGGTACCAAAAAACTGCATAAATTGCTGGAAGCTTGCGCACAGCTTGAACTTAGTGAACAAAAAAAGCTGATGGAAAAAACTCTGGAGCATCAAATGCAAAATACTACCCAAAGAGATGATATCTTACTTTTAGGAGTAAGGGTATAA
- a CDS encoding tetratricopeptide repeat protein, whose amino-acid sequence MTSITIYFLRKTLLLWVFIGTLCATGSLHAQNLNQLLIQLDKTKQPVAKVPLLQQIGGAYQQQSAHKKAIEYFETAHQIEKQNKLPLTRTLKSLGYSFKQLGNYRQAIQHFEEVLQTNIEKDERLDILEELATLHKHEKNYAKAIEYTSQILAIHQNSNDIPKIANAYNNLGYLYKKADNQQKSLESYNQALTVGQKVSPAMNANARAIAYINTGVAYTSIGKYREARSYYIKALDMREKQGKPAEIADTYNYLAVYYYLSGNNSKAIAQANKAIDLAEPIKAEKVLVSSYKLLSEVYQQEKAFEESQKYFKKHQELKDKMARQQRVAQQKLLQKQVDVEKQESKLKALIAERNRKEAELKQSELERKQQQQALKLKEQELALLKRNQELQQEQFKNQRLEKERVEQLLALAEQKANTEKQKRLAEKQKAIAEQRRREAEKQKLVAAKEKAERMQQSKALEAAQKEKELQQEQLKQEKTLRKYGTILLILGALLLGFVLFAFIASQRGRRKLKQQKEEIATQNEELQQNHEEIMSQRDFIEKKNKEMEFTNSKLRQSEHVLRKAYEQLKESEESIKEKNSQIHKSITAAQTIQQAILPYHKNVETALGEHFIMYAPKDVVSGDFYWIKEVQGKVFLIAADCTGHGVPGAFMSMIGKALIDKLILIKDLLEPAEILHKLHDEIKMALRQEETGNNNGMDLVILRLEHLENQVNIMFAGAKSSMYYIEKGITELQVLKGDRRSIGGYQNDEILFNNQQITLPKGSLIYVGSDGFVDQNNVRRRSFGNKRLNKLLLDNMDEPLSKQKQALEEALKAHMEGTTQRDDILFIGVKL is encoded by the coding sequence ATGACAAGTATAACAATCTACTTCTTAAGAAAAACCTTGCTGCTATGGGTGTTTATTGGAACCCTTTGTGCAACAGGTAGCTTACATGCCCAAAACCTGAACCAGTTATTGATCCAACTCGACAAAACCAAACAACCAGTAGCTAAGGTACCTCTATTGCAGCAAATAGGCGGTGCATACCAACAACAAAGTGCCCATAAAAAAGCTATAGAATACTTTGAAACTGCGCATCAAATTGAAAAGCAAAATAAACTACCCCTTACCCGTACGCTCAAAAGCCTTGGTTACTCTTTTAAGCAATTAGGCAACTACAGACAGGCTATCCAACACTTTGAAGAAGTGCTACAAACAAATATTGAAAAAGATGAACGATTGGACATACTCGAAGAGCTGGCTACTTTGCATAAGCACGAAAAAAACTATGCAAAGGCTATAGAGTATACCAGCCAAATATTAGCGATTCATCAAAACAGCAATGATATACCCAAAATAGCCAATGCCTACAATAACCTGGGGTATTTGTATAAAAAAGCCGACAATCAACAAAAGTCGCTCGAAAGCTACAACCAGGCGCTCACTGTTGGGCAAAAGGTTAGCCCTGCGATGAACGCAAATGCACGGGCAATCGCCTACATCAATACAGGGGTAGCCTATACCAGTATTGGTAAGTATCGCGAAGCCCGGTCTTATTATATCAAAGCGCTTGATATGAGAGAGAAACAAGGCAAACCTGCCGAAATAGCCGATACATATAATTATTTGGCGGTATATTATTATTTGAGTGGCAACAACAGCAAGGCAATCGCCCAGGCAAATAAAGCTATAGACTTGGCAGAGCCCATAAAAGCCGAAAAAGTATTGGTAAGCAGTTATAAGCTGTTGTCAGAGGTGTATCAACAAGAGAAAGCCTTTGAGGAGTCGCAAAAATACTTTAAAAAACACCAGGAGTTAAAAGATAAAATGGCTCGCCAACAGCGTGTAGCCCAGCAAAAGCTATTGCAAAAGCAGGTAGATGTAGAAAAACAAGAAAGCAAACTAAAGGCACTTATTGCCGAAAGAAATCGCAAAGAGGCTGAGTTGAAGCAATCGGAGTTGGAAAGAAAGCAACAACAACAAGCGCTCAAGCTGAAAGAGCAAGAGCTGGCTTTGCTTAAGCGTAATCAAGAATTACAACAAGAACAGTTTAAAAACCAACGACTGGAAAAAGAGCGGGTAGAGCAGTTGCTCGCGCTTGCTGAACAAAAAGCAAATACTGAAAAGCAAAAGCGCCTTGCCGAAAAGCAGAAGGCTATAGCAGAACAACGACGACGCGAAGCCGAAAAACAAAAGTTAGTAGCAGCTAAAGAAAAAGCTGAGCGCATGCAGCAGAGTAAGGCACTTGAGGCAGCCCAAAAAGAAAAGGAATTGCAACAAGAGCAACTTAAGCAAGAGAAAACGCTGAGAAAGTACGGCACTATATTGCTTATATTGGGAGCCTTGTTGTTGGGTTTTGTGTTGTTTGCTTTTATTGCCTCACAAAGGGGACGACGGAAACTAAAACAACAAAAAGAGGAAATAGCAACGCAAAACGAGGAGCTACAGCAAAACCATGAAGAGATCATGTCGCAGCGTGATTTTATTGAGAAAAAAAACAAGGAAATGGAGTTTACCAATAGTAAGTTACGTCAGAGCGAACACGTATTGCGCAAGGCTTACGAGCAACTCAAAGAAAGTGAAGAAAGCATTAAGGAAAAAAACAGCCAAATTCATAAAAGTATCACTGCAGCCCAAACCATACAACAGGCCATATTACCTTACCACAAAAATGTGGAGACTGCTTTAGGCGAACATTTTATTATGTATGCCCCAAAAGATGTGGTCAGTGGCGATTTTTATTGGATAAAAGAAGTGCAAGGCAAGGTGTTTTTAATTGCAGCTGATTGTACTGGGCACGGGGTGCCAGGGGCGTTTATGAGTATGATTGGCAAAGCGCTGATTGATAAGTTGATTTTGATTAAAGATTTGCTCGAACCTGCTGAAATATTGCATAAACTGCACGATGAAATTAAAATGGCGTTGCGGCAAGAAGAAACCGGGAATAACAATGGAATGGATTTGGTGATTTTACGCCTCGAACATTTAGAAAATCAAGTAAATATTATGTTTGCCGGCGCCAAAAGTTCTATGTATTATATAGAAAAAGGCATCACCGAGCTACAAGTGCTCAAAGGCGATCGTCGCTCGATTGGTGGGTATCAAAACGATGAAATTTTATTTAACAACCAACAAATTACTTTGCCCAAGGGTAGTTTGATTTATGTGGGAAGCGACGGTTTTGTAGACCAAAACAATGTGCGCAGGCGGAGTTTTGGCAATAAGCGCCTCAACAAACTTTTGCTAGACAATATGGATGAGCCTTTGTCTAAACAAAAGCAAGCCTTGGAAGAAGCCCTCAAAGCCCACATGGAAGGGACTACCCAACGCGATGATATTTTGTTTATAGGAGTGAAACTATAA
- a CDS encoding TonB-dependent receptor plug domain-containing protein produces MKYTLMLLLLCLGVGARGQTDSLNNAEWFRLKAEKLIRLEQVNAETEILGASQYAQKLENVPASVIVVNQKQMKENGYHDLSDLLKDLPGFDVIENAGRELKNGYEIVKNYQSPMSLPNLSMIIIYL; encoded by the coding sequence ATGAAATATACTTTAATGCTACTGCTGTTGTGCTTAGGGGTGGGGGCAAGAGGGCAAACAGATTCGTTGAACAATGCAGAATGGTTTCGTTTAAAAGCAGAAAAGCTTATTCGCTTAGAACAAGTAAATGCTGAAACTGAAATATTAGGTGCTAGTCAATATGCCCAAAAACTTGAGAATGTACCCGCCAGTGTGATTGTGGTAAACCAAAAGCAAATGAAAGAAAATGGTTACCATGACTTGTCTGACTTGCTCAAAGATTTACCAGGTTTTGATGTAATAGAAAATGCGGGTAGGGAGCTTAAAAATGGCTACGAGATAGTAAAGAATTATCAATCACCAATGAGTTTGCCCAACCTATCAATGATCATAATATATTTATAG